Proteins encoded within one genomic window of Sphaerotilus montanus:
- the bcsZ gene encoding cellulose synthase complex periplasmic endoglucanase BcsZ, with product MPVHRPEPPCNPQRRRLLLRIGALTGGAGMLASTACAAPPAATRRTACDDFDALWAGFVATFVQPDGRVLDPDTEARISTSEGQAYGLFFALVADDRPRFDALLHWTRQNLCGGDMTARLPAWQWGRQRDGRWGVLDANAASDADLWLAWTLIEAARLWNTPALATEGRALLARIRTEEVVEVPGLGTMLLPGPQGFISADRRQWRFNPSYTPLHLLRGLASADPGGPWTVLAEQSVRTLPAVAPNGLAPDWATWTVQHSAPLRGHWIADTQHGDTGSYDAIRCYLWAGVAPADDPLRPALLQGLSGIQRHTRTATLPERFATRAAAGADPATVARGTAPPGFIAALQPYLAALGDCPGARLLAERLATVCAHPTTRLRYYDHALALFSAGWLQQRWRCDRHGRLQRAPSSSAPRCPTP from the coding sequence ATGCCGGTGCATCGACCTGAGCCGCCGTGCAATCCGCAGCGCAGGCGCCTGCTGCTGCGGATCGGCGCCCTGACCGGCGGCGCAGGGATGCTCGCGAGCACGGCCTGCGCCGCACCCCCGGCAGCCACGCGCCGGACGGCCTGTGACGACTTCGATGCGCTCTGGGCGGGCTTCGTGGCCACCTTCGTGCAACCGGACGGCCGCGTGCTCGACCCCGACACCGAGGCCCGCATCAGCACCTCCGAAGGCCAGGCCTACGGGCTGTTCTTCGCGCTGGTGGCCGACGACCGCCCGCGCTTCGACGCCCTGCTGCACTGGACCCGCCAGAACCTCTGCGGCGGCGACATGACCGCGCGCCTGCCCGCCTGGCAATGGGGCCGCCAGCGCGACGGCCGCTGGGGCGTGCTCGACGCCAACGCCGCCAGCGACGCCGACCTCTGGCTGGCCTGGACGCTGATCGAGGCCGCTCGCCTGTGGAACACCCCCGCGCTGGCCACCGAAGGCCGGGCGCTGCTGGCACGCATCCGGACCGAGGAGGTGGTGGAGGTGCCGGGACTGGGCACCATGCTGCTGCCGGGGCCGCAGGGGTTCATCAGCGCCGACCGCCGCCAGTGGCGCTTCAACCCGAGCTACACGCCGCTGCACCTGCTGCGCGGTCTGGCCAGCGCCGATCCGGGCGGGCCGTGGACCGTGCTGGCCGAGCAGTCCGTGCGCACGCTGCCCGCGGTCGCACCCAACGGACTGGCCCCCGACTGGGCCACCTGGACCGTGCAGCACAGCGCGCCACTGCGCGGCCACTGGATCGCCGACACGCAGCACGGCGACACCGGCAGCTACGACGCGATCCGCTGCTACCTCTGGGCCGGTGTCGCCCCGGCGGACGATCCGCTGCGCCCCGCCCTGCTGCAGGGGCTGTCCGGCATCCAGCGCCACACCCGCACCGCAACGCTGCCCGAGCGCTTCGCCACCCGCGCGGCAGCCGGGGCCGATCCGGCGACCGTCGCCCGCGGCACGGCACCACCCGGCTTCATCGCCGCGCTGCAGCCCTACCTCGCGGCCCTGGGCGACTGCCCCGGCGCCCGGCTGCTGGCCGAGCGACTCGCCACCGTCTGCGCCCACCCGACCACCCGACTGCGCTACTACGACCACGCCCTGGCGCTCTTCAGCGCCGGCTGGCTGCAGCAGCGCTGGCGCTGCGACCGCCACGGCCGGCTGCAGCGCGCCCCCTCTTCTTCGGCTCCCCGCTGCCCGACCCCATGA
- a CDS encoding cellulose biosynthesis cyclic di-GMP-binding regulatory protein BcsB, producing MTKKNDTTPPATPVCRLVRQAVRLLLALATGLGSAGVGAGVGTGAASAGRDLVMPFSQLGQREAVMLKRGHQRQRLPFALRADEVVSSAVLQLDLAQSPMLAARTGALEVRLNGEVVARLGAPGTRGKTGSSHTVPLDPRLMLDQNELTLQLAEPVECDDPDGAGLWAQIRPTSSLHLVMSPLPLADDLSLLPAPFFDPRDPRRTELTLVLSPRASAATLQAAGHVASWFGALSAYRGVRVQARDRLPGGNAIVLATPEDAPAGMALPPMAGATVTIAPHPEQPQRKVLYLLGRNGEELHRAADALVRGQLPGHGSTALIDTLTTPAPRQAWDAPNWTPTHRPVRLDELVPAAAMSARDARPLDVDVAMRLPPDLFPWRERKVPVDLRVRYEARPDDAGATLRVRFNDVHQFEERLDPGLAGRWLDNLQRSIRGERDEALTHAARRNLRIPVATLGTQSYAHLALTLEHSVGDEAAECARASRTDTALDRPRSVIDGASTIDFSGAPHFLPMPDLAAFANTTHPYTRLADLAETAVVLPDQPSREDLDTYLTLMGRAGEATGLSARLVRVVHARSVAQVAGRDLIVIGSAGNQRLFADWAADMPFRDLAAVRAAEAAPASPPRAGRNLLPADIALPDWLRWVGKVWQREEYPALEALAFRGTDPQAALVGFESPLSSSRSVVGLMATTPASLSFITEALLDGSRLSQIHGHVTLFDESGRITAYSADATYASGDLPWLSWIRWKLSDRPVLLWAVLMLAILVLSGVIYLLLQRHAMRRHAGAST from the coding sequence ATGACGAAGAAGAACGACACGACACCACCGGCCACGCCGGTGTGCCGGCTGGTCCGGCAGGCGGTGCGCCTGCTGCTCGCGCTGGCCACGGGCCTGGGCAGTGCAGGTGTGGGTGCAGGTGTGGGTACCGGTGCGGCCAGTGCCGGCCGTGACCTGGTGATGCCCTTCTCGCAGCTCGGCCAGCGCGAGGCCGTCATGCTCAAGCGCGGCCACCAGCGCCAGCGGCTGCCGTTCGCGCTGCGGGCCGACGAGGTGGTCTCGTCCGCGGTGCTCCAGCTCGATCTGGCCCAGTCGCCGATGCTGGCGGCACGCACGGGGGCACTGGAAGTCCGGCTGAACGGCGAGGTCGTGGCCCGTCTGGGTGCCCCGGGCACCCGCGGCAAGACCGGTTCCAGCCACACGGTGCCGCTCGACCCGCGCCTGATGCTCGACCAGAACGAGCTGACGCTGCAGCTGGCCGAGCCGGTGGAGTGCGACGATCCGGACGGCGCCGGCCTCTGGGCCCAGATCCGCCCGACCTCGTCACTGCATCTGGTGATGTCGCCGCTGCCGCTGGCCGACGACCTCTCGCTGCTGCCTGCCCCCTTCTTCGACCCGCGCGACCCGCGCCGCACCGAACTGACGCTGGTGCTCTCGCCGCGCGCCAGTGCCGCCACGCTGCAGGCCGCCGGCCATGTCGCGTCCTGGTTCGGCGCGCTCTCCGCCTACCGGGGCGTGCGCGTCCAGGCGCGCGACCGTCTGCCCGGGGGCAACGCGATCGTGCTCGCCACACCGGAAGATGCGCCCGCCGGCATGGCGCTGCCCCCGATGGCCGGCGCCACCGTGACCATCGCGCCCCACCCGGAGCAGCCGCAGCGCAAGGTGCTCTATCTGCTCGGCCGCAACGGCGAGGAGCTGCACCGCGCCGCCGACGCCCTGGTGCGCGGCCAGTTGCCGGGCCACGGCAGCACCGCCCTGATCGACACCCTGACCACACCCGCACCGCGCCAGGCCTGGGATGCCCCCAACTGGACCCCGACCCACCGCCCCGTGCGACTGGACGAGCTGGTCCCCGCCGCCGCGATGAGCGCACGCGATGCACGACCGCTCGACGTGGACGTGGCCATGCGCCTGCCGCCCGACCTGTTCCCGTGGCGCGAGCGCAAGGTGCCGGTCGATCTGCGGGTGCGCTACGAGGCGCGGCCCGACGACGCCGGGGCCACGCTGCGCGTGCGGTTCAACGACGTGCACCAGTTCGAGGAGCGGCTCGACCCGGGCCTCGCCGGACGCTGGCTCGACAACCTGCAGCGCAGCATCCGCGGCGAACGCGACGAGGCGCTGACACATGCCGCACGCCGCAACCTGCGCATCCCCGTGGCGACGCTCGGCACGCAGTCCTACGCCCACCTCGCCCTGACGCTGGAGCACAGCGTCGGCGACGAAGCCGCCGAGTGCGCGCGCGCGAGCCGCACCGACACCGCACTCGACCGGCCGCGCAGCGTGATCGACGGCGCCTCGACCATCGACTTCTCCGGCGCGCCCCACTTCCTGCCCATGCCGGACCTGGCGGCCTTCGCCAACACCACCCACCCCTACACCCGGCTGGCGGATCTGGCCGAGACCGCGGTGGTGCTGCCCGACCAGCCTTCGCGCGAAGACCTCGACACCTACCTCACGCTGATGGGCCGGGCGGGCGAGGCCACCGGCCTGTCGGCGCGGCTGGTCCGGGTGGTGCATGCCCGCAGCGTGGCCCAGGTGGCCGGCCGCGACCTGATCGTCATCGGCAGCGCCGGCAACCAGCGCCTGTTCGCCGACTGGGCCGCCGACATGCCCTTCCGGGACCTCGCGGCCGTCCGCGCGGCGGAGGCGGCACCGGCCAGCCCGCCCCGCGCCGGCAGGAACCTGCTCCCCGCCGACATCGCCCTGCCGGACTGGCTGCGCTGGGTCGGCAAGGTCTGGCAGCGCGAGGAATACCCGGCGCTGGAAGCCCTGGCCTTCCGCGGCACCGACCCGCAGGCCGCGCTGGTGGGGTTCGAGTCCCCGCTGTCCTCCAGCCGCAGCGTGGTCGGCCTGATGGCGACCACCCCGGCCAGCCTGTCCTTCATCACCGAGGCGCTGCTCGATGGCAGCCGCCTGTCGCAGATCCACGGCCACGTCACGCTGTTCGACGAATCCGGCCGCATCACCGCCTACAGCGCCGATGCGACCTACGCCAGTGGCGACCTGCCCTGGCTGAGCTGGATCCGCTGGAAGCTCTCGGACCGGCCGGTGCTGCTCTGGGCGGTCCTGATGCTGGCGATCCTGGTGCTGTCCGGGGTGATCTATCTGCTGCTCCAGCGCCATGCCATGCGCCGCCATGCCGGTGCATCGACCTGA
- a CDS encoding Gfo/Idh/MocA family oxidoreductase: MVTEVFSTHSTVDGRLRIGIAGLGRLGRRHAEALAFSTRHVDLVAACSPVEAERDFAGRELGIAADRLYSDFDAFVADPNLDAIVLVTPTSLHADQAIAVLKAGKHVFIEKPLALNLPDCARVLAVAAEHPQQVAMVGFVRRFDPSYRNAAAAVEAGEIGRPFLVRSQTCDKNDPDGFFVRFAPTSGGIFMDCSVHDIDLARWLLGRPKALRAFATGTIVLHPGLAACGDVDNGLAIVEFEGGARAVFYASRTLAHGHETTTEVIGTAGKLLVGEHAARDRVIRSDASGVGHAVLGDFHERFEAAFAHEMAAFVAACRGVAPLSLTLSDAMEATRIGLAITRSLQSGMPEAV; the protein is encoded by the coding sequence ATGGTCACCGAAGTGTTTTCCACGCATTCGACTGTTGACGGCCGCTTGCGCATCGGCATCGCCGGCCTCGGTCGCCTGGGGCGCCGCCACGCCGAAGCGCTGGCGTTTTCCACCCGCCACGTCGATCTCGTGGCGGCCTGCAGCCCCGTCGAGGCCGAGCGCGACTTCGCCGGCCGCGAGCTGGGCATCGCCGCGGATCGGCTGTACAGCGACTTCGACGCCTTCGTCGCCGACCCGAACCTGGACGCCATCGTGCTGGTCACGCCGACCTCGCTGCACGCCGACCAGGCGATCGCGGTGCTGAAGGCCGGCAAGCACGTCTTCATCGAGAAGCCGCTGGCGCTGAACCTGCCGGACTGCGCGCGCGTGCTGGCGGTCGCGGCCGAGCATCCGCAGCAGGTGGCGATGGTCGGTTTCGTGCGCCGCTTCGATCCGAGCTACCGCAACGCAGCGGCGGCGGTCGAGGCGGGCGAGATCGGCCGGCCCTTCCTCGTGCGCTCGCAGACCTGCGACAAGAACGACCCGGACGGCTTCTTCGTGCGGTTCGCGCCCACCTCGGGCGGCATCTTCATGGACTGCAGCGTCCACGACATCGACCTGGCGCGCTGGCTGCTCGGCCGGCCGAAGGCGCTGCGGGCGTTCGCCACCGGCACCATCGTGCTGCACCCCGGCCTGGCCGCGTGCGGCGACGTGGACAACGGGCTGGCGATCGTCGAGTTCGAGGGCGGCGCGCGGGCGGTGTTCTACGCCTCGCGCACGCTGGCGCACGGACACGAGACGACGACCGAGGTGATCGGCACGGCGGGCAAGCTGCTGGTGGGCGAGCACGCGGCGCGGGACCGGGTGATCCGCAGTGACGCGTCGGGTGTCGGCCACGCGGTGCTCGGCGATTTCCACGAGCGCTTCGAGGCGGCGTTCGCGCACGAGATGGCGGCGTTTGTCGCCGCCTGCCGCGGGGTGGCGCCGCTGTCGCTCACGCTGTCGGACGCGATGGAGGCCACCCGCATCGGGCTGGCCATCACGCGCTCGCTGCAGTCGGGGATGCCCGAGGCGGTGTGA
- a CDS encoding cellulose biosynthesis protein BcsC, whose translation MTHPSTPSSAPSFPRPAPTRVALACLGLVTGLATTAVQAATATAPAAASTPAPDNTRASTVQQLVEQARHWQQRGRADLAGQTWQKLLGVDPRQPDALHGLATQRVEAGRFDEAGAYLARLRQVNPSHPGLAALATQIQSQTSSQSLIATARQYAQAGQTEAAARTYKQALGAQPPGDDLAVEYYQTLGGTREGWDEARRGLERLSQSAPGQPGPALAHAKHLSYREPTRRDAIQRLAALSTQADAPPQVRKDARVAWRQALVWLDARGPDAPLFRQYLAGAGDDAELNTKLAELGQPGKARATASTAADAVATAPRKAAATATATATATATAAAAPRTAVAAPLPTVRQGFAAIDSGDLKTATERFESVLRQRPDETDALAGLGIVRMREDRFADAGELLARASAAPNGTRWKPVYRSAMHWQAVHDGQAARQVGDLDRATRLAKGAVETDPKEPEGQVLLGELLAEQGQFLGADAAYREALRTDARHPRANAGLYQVLGAAGRTEPQRTLLQRMDADVLARLGGETGLKAGQMRLQADLAQQRGDLAGAQALLEQAVALAPASPWVRLSLGQLLMRQNRIDAARTQIDAFVLPAAHPGEALQARALLQTELKDWAGALQSLEQVPARERTTEMGRLQRRLAVQAQAADAVAQARAGQRWQAEALLVEAEAAAGQDPDLVGAVAGARLDLGDEARAGQLIRATLAAQPQAGAGLRLRHAALLLQTRQDAELAGVLRQLAAQPLTAGQRRDVDDLRVALALRQADQLRDGGDLFNAYEALAPVLQDRPQEPRLQMALARLYTAGGDDTQARALYEAVLQKQPDTLDAWLGLAGAADAQKDPDSAVMALQEAGRLAPNSPAVLAQYARHHRARGQFGKAAEYLRAAIAAEQPRPTQWGQARLAGNPFAAHAADGRSRTLLAGGVPAPVPPSGASPGFSSGVVPLALVHLDQLPPTGAGVPTARPGADSAVSRSLRWREPAPMAAAASPTAPLQMTTTVAQVQAPGATGLPASPPKRVKTLGDELSEVQVERGRTSLEVAGTLRARSGDAGLGRLDLVQTPIEGRKTIEDIGQVSVKVTPVVASAGQVSQSARARSGTLGLDATGVVVAPSQSDAGVGVAVGLKTRTLTVDVGATPVGFAVVDVVGGLRYIDEFAQGLTLTVDASRRAVTDSLLSFAGTTDARTGRVWGGVRATGVRGQVAWEQADVGVYSYGGLHALTGQQVASNSRFELGAGSFWQARRLADTQVEIGMNLGYQHYRRNLSGYTWGHGGYFSPQHLLALTVPVNWLGRSGRLSWGLQGSAGLQAYREDAAPYFPTDGAAQASLESLAAQQRVPSAVYASRTDSGMVLNLGGAMEYQLTRNLDIGTRLGLERAAQYTQSSGSIYLRLSLEPRSGLGGVGLQMPGGPTGY comes from the coding sequence ATGACGCATCCGTCCACTCCGTCTTCCGCTCCCTCCTTCCCGCGCCCGGCGCCGACCCGGGTGGCCCTGGCGTGCCTGGGCCTGGTGACCGGCCTGGCCACGACCGCCGTGCAGGCCGCCACGGCGACAGCGCCAGCGGCGGCATCGACCCCCGCCCCGGACAACACGCGCGCCTCGACCGTGCAGCAGCTCGTCGAGCAGGCGCGCCACTGGCAACAGCGCGGCCGGGCCGATCTGGCCGGACAGACCTGGCAGAAGCTGCTTGGCGTCGATCCCCGGCAGCCGGACGCGCTGCATGGCCTCGCCACGCAGCGGGTCGAGGCCGGACGGTTCGACGAGGCCGGCGCCTACCTGGCGCGGCTGCGTCAGGTGAACCCCAGCCACCCGGGTCTGGCCGCGCTGGCCACGCAGATCCAGTCCCAGACGTCCAGCCAGTCGCTGATCGCCACCGCCCGCCAGTACGCGCAGGCCGGCCAGACCGAAGCGGCAGCCCGCACCTACAAGCAGGCGCTCGGCGCCCAGCCCCCGGGCGATGACCTCGCGGTCGAGTACTACCAGACGCTCGGCGGCACCCGCGAAGGCTGGGACGAGGCCCGCCGCGGCCTGGAGCGCCTCAGCCAGTCGGCCCCCGGCCAGCCCGGTCCCGCACTCGCCCATGCCAAGCACCTGAGCTACCGCGAGCCGACGCGACGCGATGCGATCCAGCGCCTGGCCGCCCTGTCCACCCAGGCCGACGCACCGCCGCAGGTCCGCAAGGACGCCCGCGTGGCGTGGCGCCAGGCGCTGGTGTGGCTGGACGCACGCGGCCCGGACGCGCCGCTGTTCCGCCAGTACCTCGCTGGCGCCGGAGACGACGCGGAGCTGAACACCAAGCTCGCCGAACTCGGTCAGCCGGGCAAGGCGCGGGCGACCGCCAGCACGGCCGCCGACGCGGTTGCCACGGCTCCCCGCAAGGCGGCCGCAACCGCAACCGCAACCGCAACCGCAACCGCAACCGCAGCCGCCGCCCCGCGCACGGCAGTGGCCGCCCCCTTGCCCACCGTCCGCCAAGGCTTCGCCGCCATCGACAGCGGCGACCTGAAGACCGCCACCGAACGCTTCGAATCCGTGCTGCGCCAGCGCCCGGACGAGACCGACGCGCTGGCCGGCCTGGGCATCGTCCGCATGCGCGAGGACCGCTTCGCCGACGCTGGCGAACTGCTCGCCCGTGCCAGCGCCGCCCCCAATGGCACGCGCTGGAAACCCGTCTACCGCTCGGCCATGCACTGGCAGGCAGTCCACGACGGCCAGGCCGCGCGCCAGGTCGGCGACCTCGACCGCGCCACCCGCCTCGCCAAGGGCGCCGTCGAGACCGACCCGAAGGAGCCTGAAGGCCAGGTCCTGCTGGGCGAGCTGCTGGCCGAGCAGGGCCAGTTCCTCGGCGCCGACGCCGCCTACCGGGAAGCGCTGCGCACCGATGCCCGCCACCCGCGCGCCAACGCCGGTCTGTACCAGGTGCTGGGCGCCGCGGGACGGACCGAGCCGCAGCGCACGCTGCTGCAGCGCATGGACGCCGACGTGCTCGCCCGCCTTGGTGGCGAAACCGGCCTCAAGGCCGGCCAGATGCGCCTGCAGGCGGATCTGGCGCAGCAGCGCGGTGATCTGGCCGGGGCACAGGCGCTGCTGGAGCAGGCCGTGGCGCTGGCTCCAGCGTCCCCGTGGGTGCGGCTGTCGCTGGGCCAGTTGCTCATGCGCCAGAACCGGATCGATGCCGCGCGGACACAGATCGACGCCTTCGTCCTCCCGGCGGCACATCCGGGCGAGGCCCTGCAGGCACGCGCGCTGCTGCAGACCGAGCTGAAGGACTGGGCCGGCGCGCTGCAGAGCCTGGAGCAGGTCCCGGCCCGCGAGCGCACGACCGAGATGGGCCGGCTGCAGCGCCGCCTCGCCGTGCAGGCCCAGGCCGCCGACGCCGTGGCCCAGGCCCGCGCCGGTCAGCGCTGGCAGGCCGAAGCGCTGCTGGTCGAAGCGGAAGCCGCCGCCGGACAGGACCCCGACCTGGTCGGCGCGGTGGCCGGTGCACGGCTGGACCTGGGCGACGAGGCCCGCGCCGGCCAGCTCATCCGTGCCACCTTGGCCGCGCAGCCGCAGGCCGGCGCCGGCCTGCGGCTGCGCCACGCCGCGCTGCTGCTGCAGACCCGGCAGGACGCGGAACTCGCCGGTGTGCTGCGCCAGCTCGCCGCACAGCCGCTGACCGCTGGCCAGCGGCGCGATGTCGACGACCTGCGCGTGGCGCTGGCCCTGCGCCAGGCCGACCAGCTGCGCGACGGTGGCGACCTCTTCAACGCCTACGAGGCCCTGGCCCCGGTGCTGCAGGACCGCCCGCAGGAGCCGCGGCTGCAGATGGCGCTCGCACGCCTCTACACCGCCGGTGGTGACGACACCCAGGCCCGCGCGCTGTACGAGGCCGTGCTGCAGAAGCAGCCGGACACGCTGGACGCCTGGCTCGGGCTGGCCGGCGCCGCCGATGCGCAGAAGGACCCCGACTCCGCCGTGATGGCCCTGCAGGAAGCCGGGCGGCTCGCGCCGAACAGCCCCGCCGTGCTGGCCCAGTACGCCCGCCACCACCGCGCGCGGGGCCAGTTCGGCAAGGCGGCCGAGTACCTGCGCGCGGCCATCGCCGCCGAGCAGCCCCGGCCGACGCAGTGGGGACAGGCCCGGCTCGCCGGCAACCCCTTCGCGGCCCATGCGGCGGACGGGCGCTCCCGCACGCTGCTGGCGGGCGGCGTGCCGGCACCGGTGCCCCCGTCCGGCGCCTCGCCGGGCTTCTCGTCGGGCGTGGTGCCGCTTGCACTGGTCCATCTGGACCAGCTGCCGCCCACCGGTGCCGGTGTACCGACGGCCCGACCGGGTGCCGACAGTGCAGTCAGCCGCTCGCTGCGCTGGCGGGAACCGGCGCCCATGGCGGCAGCTGCTTCACCGACCGCCCCGCTTCAGATGACCACCACCGTGGCGCAAGTCCAGGCGCCGGGCGCAACCGGACTGCCCGCCAGCCCGCCGAAGCGGGTCAAGACCCTGGGCGACGAACTCTCCGAGGTGCAGGTCGAACGCGGCCGCACCAGCCTCGAAGTCGCGGGCACCCTCCGCGCGCGCAGCGGCGACGCCGGCCTCGGCCGACTCGATCTGGTGCAGACGCCGATCGAGGGCCGCAAGACCATCGAGGACATTGGCCAGGTCAGCGTCAAGGTGACGCCGGTCGTCGCCAGCGCGGGACAGGTCAGCCAGTCGGCCCGCGCGCGCAGCGGCACGCTGGGGCTGGACGCGACCGGTGTGGTGGTCGCGCCGTCGCAGAGCGACGCGGGGGTGGGTGTCGCGGTCGGGCTGAAAACACGCACCCTGACGGTCGATGTCGGTGCCACGCCCGTCGGCTTCGCGGTGGTGGATGTCGTGGGCGGACTGCGCTACATCGACGAGTTCGCGCAGGGCCTGACGCTGACGGTGGACGCCTCGCGGCGCGCCGTCACCGACAGCCTGCTGTCCTTCGCCGGCACGACCGACGCCCGCACCGGCCGCGTCTGGGGCGGCGTGCGCGCCACCGGGGTGCGCGGTCAGGTGGCCTGGGAACAGGCCGATGTCGGTGTCTACAGCTACGGCGGTCTGCACGCCCTGACCGGCCAGCAAGTGGCGAGCAACAGCCGCTTCGAGCTGGGCGCGGGCAGCTTCTGGCAGGCCCGGCGCCTGGCCGACACGCAGGTCGAGATCGGCATGAACCTCGGCTACCAGCACTACCGGCGCAACCTGAGCGGCTACACCTGGGGCCACGGCGGCTACTTCAGCCCGCAGCACCTGCTGGCGCTGACCGTGCCGGTGAACTGGCTGGGCCGCAGCGGCCGGCTGAGCTGGGGGCTGCAGGGCTCGGCCGGCCTGCAGGCCTACCGCGAGGACGCCGCGCCCTACTTCCCGACCGATGGCGCAGCACAGGCCTCGCTGGAGAGTCTCGCCGCGCAGCAGCGCGTGCCCTCGGCGGTCTACGCCTCGCGCACCGACTCGGGCATGGTGCTGAACCTGGGCGGCGCGATGGAATACCAGCTCACCCGAAACCTGGACATCGGCACCCGGCTCGGGCTGGAGCGCGCCGCGCAGTACACGCAGAGCAGCGGATCGATCTACCTGCGGCTGAGCCTGGAGCCGCGCAGCGGGTTGGGTGGGGTCGGGCTGCAGATGCCGGGTGGGCCGACGGGGTACTGA